A section of the Rhizobium sp. SSA_523 genome encodes:
- a CDS encoding heme ABC transporter permease has protein sequence MNQSLAIRKFSDLANPTRFLALAERVLPWLAGLTIILLVLGLTLSFATQGDYQQGDTVRIMYIHVPAAWLSMMCYTVMALSAIGTLVWRHPLADVSHKAAAPLGAAFTLIALVTGSLWGKPMWGTWWVWDARLTSVFILFLMYLGLIALNRAMDDPSRAARVSAVLILVGFVNIPIIKFSVDWWNTLHQPASVIRIDGPTIDAEFLWPLLIMATAFTCLFFTLHIMAMRNEIWRRRVATQRRMAARMAGQGGGSA, from the coding sequence ATGAATCAGAGCCTAGCCATCCGCAAGTTCAGCGATCTTGCCAATCCGACACGCTTCCTGGCCCTTGCCGAACGCGTGCTGCCCTGGCTTGCCGGGTTGACGATCATCCTGCTGGTGCTCGGTCTGACACTGTCCTTTGCAACGCAGGGCGATTACCAGCAGGGCGACACGGTCCGCATCATGTATATCCACGTGCCGGCCGCCTGGCTCTCGATGATGTGCTACACGGTCATGGCGCTTTCGGCCATCGGCACCCTGGTCTGGCGCCATCCGCTGGCCGATGTCAGCCACAAGGCCGCAGCGCCGCTTGGGGCCGCCTTCACCTTGATCGCGCTCGTCACCGGCTCGCTCTGGGGCAAGCCCATGTGGGGAACCTGGTGGGTCTGGGATGCCCGGCTGACCTCGGTCTTCATCCTCTTCCTGATGTATCTCGGCCTGATCGCGCTCAACCGGGCCATGGACGACCCGTCCCGGGCAGCCCGCGTATCGGCGGTGCTGATCCTTGTCGGCTTCGTCAACATCCCGATCATCAAGTTTTCCGTCGACTGGTGGAATACGCTTCATCAGCCGGCCAGCGTCATCCGGATCGACGGACCGACGATCGACGCGGAATTCCTCTGGCCCCTGCTGATCATGGCGACGGCCTTTACCTGTCTCTTCTTCACCTTGCACATCATGGCGATGCGCAACGAGATCTGGCGGCGGCGCGTCGCCACGCAGCGGCGCATGGCGGCCCGCATGGCAGGCCAGGGAGGCGGATCGGCATGA
- a CDS encoding DsbE family thiol:disulfide interchange protein: MKLDADSPAPRRSLRALALIPLVIFALFAAIAGKMLYDQDVNGLDISSIPSALIGKQAPSLSLPALHGSQTPPLTDEAIRGKLALVNVFASWCVPCRQEHPLLSELARDKRLTVVGINYKDRNDNALRFLGELGNPYAAIGVDPNGKAAIDWGVYGIPETYLVAPDGTILYKRVGPFDERSVTEDLLPAIEKALGAAGS, from the coding sequence ATGAAACTTGATGCAGACAGCCCGGCACCGCGGCGTTCCCTCAGGGCGCTTGCCCTCATACCTCTGGTGATCTTCGCTCTCTTTGCGGCGATTGCGGGCAAGATGCTGTATGATCAGGATGTGAACGGGCTGGATATCTCCTCCATCCCCTCGGCGCTGATCGGCAAGCAGGCCCCCTCGCTCTCGCTGCCGGCGCTCCACGGCTCGCAGACGCCGCCGCTCACGGATGAGGCCATTCGCGGCAAGCTTGCGCTTGTGAATGTCTTTGCCTCCTGGTGCGTCCCCTGCCGGCAGGAGCATCCGCTTCTCTCCGAACTGGCCAGGGACAAAAGGCTGACCGTCGTCGGGATCAACTACAAGGACCGCAATGACAATGCCCTGCGCTTTCTCGGCGAATTGGGCAATCCCTATGCCGCCATCGGAGTCGATCCCAACGGTAAGGCGGCGATCGACTGGGGGGTCTACGGAATCCCGGAGACCTATCTGGTCGCCCCCGACGGCACGATCCTCTACAAGCGTGTCGGCCCCTTCGACGAGCGAAGCGTGACGGAGGATCTGCTGCCGGCCATCGAAAAGGCCCTTGGCGCGGCCGGATCCTGA
- the ccmA gene encoding heme ABC exporter ATP-binding protein CcmA encodes MRLLSENLAARRGEDLIFSQVSFDIGAGEALLLTGRNGSGKSTLLRVIAGLIRPAAGRVHWQDDSVSEAVPACEACHYLGHRNAMKPELTVKENLAFWQDCLGDRPGRQGIGVDEAADRVELRSILHLPFGYLSAGQQRRMAFAKLLVAHRPVWLLDEPTAALDVGAEALFSQLIRTHLATGGLVLAATHQPLDFKARHRLEMKGFAFAGMEGEMPGGAEGGIFAGGDDR; translated from the coding sequence ATGCGGCTCCTTTCGGAAAACCTCGCAGCACGGCGTGGCGAAGATCTGATTTTCTCACAGGTTTCCTTCGACATCGGCGCTGGCGAGGCGCTTTTGCTGACCGGCCGCAACGGCAGCGGCAAGTCAACGCTTCTGCGCGTGATTGCCGGATTGATTCGCCCCGCCGCCGGCCGCGTCCACTGGCAGGATGACAGCGTGTCCGAGGCCGTGCCGGCCTGCGAAGCCTGCCATTATCTCGGCCACCGCAATGCGATGAAGCCGGAATTGACGGTCAAGGAAAATCTCGCTTTCTGGCAGGACTGCCTGGGCGACCGGCCGGGCCGCCAGGGCATTGGCGTTGACGAGGCCGCCGATAGGGTGGAACTGCGCAGCATCCTGCACCTCCCCTTCGGCTATCTGTCGGCCGGCCAGCAGCGCCGCATGGCCTTTGCCAAGCTTCTGGTGGCCCACCGCCCGGTCTGGCTTCTCGACGAACCCACAGCAGCGCTCGATGTCGGCGCCGAGGCGCTGTTCAGCCAGCTCATCCGGACGCATCTGGCCACGGGCGGACTGGTTCTGGCGGCCACGCACCAGCCTCTCGATTTCAAAGCGCGCCACCGGCTGGAGATGAAGGGCTTCGCCTTTGCCGGAATGGAGGGGGAGATGCCCGGCGGGGCAGAGGGGGGTATTTTCGCCGGAGGAGATGATCGATGA
- the ccmB gene encoding heme exporter protein CcmB codes for MTALLLRDLKLSIRAGGGALIGILFFLTVVAVIPFGVGPDLNLLARIGPAIVWIGALLAALLGLDRLFQTDRDDGSLDLLLMQENPLVLTILVKCLAHWLANVLPLVIASPLLGLFMNMDELAIGACMLTLLVGSPALTLIGAVGAAVAVTLPRGGLLVSILVLPLCIPVLIFGVSATYAAVEDPAPFLPPFLILTAITMFFAVLGPAGAALALRNAGD; via the coding sequence ATGACCGCCCTTCTCCTGCGCGACCTGAAACTCTCCATCCGCGCCGGCGGCGGCGCCTTGATCGGCATTCTGTTCTTTCTGACCGTGGTTGCGGTCATTCCCTTCGGCGTTGGGCCCGATCTCAATCTTTTGGCGCGCATCGGCCCGGCCATCGTCTGGATCGGGGCCCTGCTGGCAGCCCTGCTCGGCCTCGACCGCCTGTTCCAGACCGATCGCGACGATGGCTCGCTGGATCTCCTCCTGATGCAGGAGAACCCGCTGGTTCTCACCATCCTTGTCAAATGCCTCGCCCACTGGCTGGCAAATGTGCTTCCCCTGGTCATTGCCTCGCCGCTGCTCGGCCTGTTCATGAACATGGACGAATTGGCCATTGGCGCCTGCATGCTCACCCTCCTCGTCGGCTCGCCGGCGCTTACCCTCATCGGAGCGGTGGGCGCCGCCGTGGCCGTGACCCTGCCGCGCGGCGGATTGCTGGTATCGATCCTGGTTCTGCCGCTGTGCATTCCGGTGCTCATCTTCGGCGTGAGCGCCACCTATGCCGCCGTGGAGGATCCTGCGCCCTTCCTGCCGCCTTTCCTTATTCTGACCGCCATCACGATGTTTTTTGCCGTCCTTGGCCCGGCGGGCGCCGCACTGGCGTTGCGCAATGCCGGCGATTGA